Proteins encoded in a region of the Sander lucioperca isolate FBNREF2018 chromosome 4, SLUC_FBN_1.2, whole genome shotgun sequence genome:
- the c4h6orf120 gene encoding UPF0669 protein C6orf120 homolog: protein MMLSCSALVVALLLSQARGFLSPPEDDSIPEEWTLLHVVQGHIGAGNYSYLRLNHDGRIILHMQSLKGDADLYVSDKTLRPSFDTYKLQSATCGQDVVVVPGDLVRPVGIGIYGHPSHKESEFEMRVFYDQTVPHDPFERGSDTFKDGDKKKKSPQATEEEDDYQEEESIFWTILIGLLKIILEILF from the coding sequence ATGATGCTGAGCTGCAGCGCCCTGGTCGTCGCCCTGCTGCTGTCCCAGGCCCGAGGCTTCCTGAGCCCCCCCGAGGACGACAGCATCCCCGAAGAGTGGACGCTGCTTCACGTGGTTCAGGGCCACATCGGGGCCGGGAACTACAGCTACCTGCGCCTCAACCACGACGGCAGGATCATCCTGCACATGCAGAGCCTTAAGGGGGACGCCGACCTCTACGTTTCAGACAAAACCCTGCGGCCGAGCTTCGACACCTACAAGCTGCAGTCGGCCACCTGCGGCCAGGATGTGGTGGTGGTCCCGGGGGACTTGGTGAGGCCCGTGGGCATCGGCATTTACGGCCATCCGTCTCACAAAGAGAGCGAGTTTGAAATGCGGGTGTTTTACGATCAGACGGTTCCCCATGACCCGTTCGAAAGGGGCTCGGACACTTTCAAAGACGGAGATAAGAAGAAGAAATCCCCTCAGGCGACCGAGGAGGAGGACGACTATCAGGAAGAGGAGTCGATCTTTTGGACAATTCTAATTGGACTTTTGAAGATTATACTGgagattttgttttga
- the mrpl21 gene encoding 39S ribosomal protein L21, mitochondrial produces the protein MALSRGAGLWRTCCRLLPKQPLLSPAAVRTQSSVSGDPVPRTSLSRPPWPEQMSLVPEEEERSRHAAVVSTVNQRIDRQDFGRLFAVVHFAGRQWKVTGEDLILIENHIEAECGERIRLEKVLLVGAEDFTLLGRPLLGKELVRVEATVLEKTESWPKVHMRFWKRHRSERKRIIIQPQTVLRINSIELAPRLT, from the coding sequence ATGGCGCTGAGCAGGGGAGCAGGACTGTGGAGGACATGCTGCAGGTTGTTACCCAAACAACCTCTCCTGTCCCCCGCTGCGGTCCGAACACAGAGCTCCGTGAGCGGGGACCCGGTGCCCCGGACCTCCCTGTCCCGGCCGCCGTGGCCGGAGCAGATGAGCTTGGTCCCGGAGGAAGAGGAGCGGAGCCGACACGCCGCGGTGGTGAGCACCGTGAACCAGCGGATCGACCGGCAGGACTTCGGCCGCCTGTTCGCCGTGGTGCACTTCGCCGGCCGCCAGTGGAAGGTCACCGGGGAGGACCTGATCCTGATCGAGAACCACATCGAGGCGGAGTGCGGGGAGCGGATCCGCCTGGAGAAGGTGCTGCTGGTCGGTGCGGAGGACTTCACCCTGCTGGGCAGGCCTCTGCTGGGGAAGGAGCTGGTCCGGGTCGAGGCCACCGTCTTAGAGAAGACCGAGTCCTGGCCCAAAGTCCACATGAGGTTCTGGAAGAGACACCGGTCCGAGCGCAAGAGGATCATCATCCAGCCGCAGACGGTGCTCCGGATCAACAGCATCGAGCTGGCCCCCAGACTCACATGA